The proteins below come from a single Sorghum bicolor cultivar BTx623 chromosome 4, Sorghum_bicolor_NCBIv3, whole genome shotgun sequence genomic window:
- the LOC8056791 gene encoding serine/threonine-protein kinase PBS1 yields MGCFSCFDSPADEQLNPKFGGAGGYGGGTSAAAAAYGAGAGAGVGRHGGRGGYPDLQQAPMAAPRVEKFSAAAEKARVKSNVLTKEASVPKDANGNAISAQTFTFRELATATRNFRPECFLGEGGFGRVYKGRLESTGQVVAIKQLNRDGLQGNREFLVEVLMLSLLHHQNLVNLIGYCADGDQRLLVYEYMPSGSLEDHLHDLPLDKEALDWNTRMKIAAGAAKGLEYLHDKANPPVIYRDFKSSNILLDESFHPKLSDFGLAKLGPVGDKSHVSTRVMGTYGYCAPEYAMTGQLTVKSDVYSFGVVLLELITGRRAIDSTRPHGEQNLVSWARPLFNDRRKLPKMADPRLEGRYPMRGLYQALAVASMCIQSEAASRPLIADVVTALSYLASQQYDPNTALASRKPGGDQRSRPGENGRVVSRNDETGSSGHKSPGKDREDSPRDLPAILNKDLERERMVAEAKMWGDRERMVAEAKMWGDRERMVAEAKMWGENWRDKRRAENGQGSLD; encoded by the exons ATGGGCTGCTTCTCGTGCTTCGACTCCCCGGCGGATGAGCAGCTCAACCCAAAATTCGGTGGCGCCGGTGGGTACGGCGGCGGCACGTCCGCTGCCGCCGCGGCGTACggagccggcgccggcgccggcgtcggCCGGCACGGGGGCAGGGGCGGGTACCCGGACCTGCAGCAGGCGCCCATGGCGGCGCCGCGCGTCGAGAAGTTCTCCGCAG CGGCTGAGAAAGCAAGAGTTAAGAGCAATGTGCTCACCAAGGAGGCTTCGGTGCCAAAGGATGCCAACGGCAATGCCATCTCGGCGCAGACTTTCACCTTCCGTGAGCTCGCCACCGCTACCAGGAACTTCAGGCCTGAGTGCTTCCTGGGAGAGGGAGGTTTTGGACGTGTTTACAAGGGACGCCTTGAGAGCACAGGCCAG GTTGTTGCTATAAAGCAGCTTAACAGGGATGGGCTTCAAGGAAACAGAGAATTTCTAGTAGAAGTTCTCATGCTCAGCTTACTACATCATCAAAACCTGGTTAATTTGATTGGTTATTGTGCTGATGGAGACCAGCGACTTCTTGTTTATGAATATATGCCCTCCGGATCACTGGAAGATCATTTGCATG ATCTACCTCTTGATAAGGAGGCCTTGGACTGGAACACCAGGATGAAAATTGCAGCAGGTGCTGCCAAAGGACTTGAGTACCTTCATGACAAAGCTAATCCGCCAGTTATTTATAgggatttcaagtcatcaaacatTCTGTTGGATGAAAGTTTCCACCCGAAGCTGTCTGACTTTGGACTTGCTAAGTTGGGTCCAGTTGGCGACAAATCACATGTCTCAACACGTGTAATGGGTACATATGGTTATTGTGCACCAGAATATGCTATGACAGGGCAGCTAACAGTGAAGTCTGATGTGTATAGCTTTGGGGTTGTCTTGCTAGAGTTGATTACTGGTCGTAGGGCTATCGACAGCACCAGACCACATGGAGAACAAAATCTTGTCTCATGG GCACGTCCTCTTTTCAATGACAGAAGAAAGCTCCCTAAGATGGCTGACCCAAGGCTGGAAGGGCGATACCCCATGCGTGGGCTTTACCAAGCCCTCGCGGTGGCTTCCATGTGCATTCAGTCGGAGGCTGCTTCACGCCCACTGATTGCAGATGTGGTGACTGCTCTGTCCTACTTGGCATCCCAGCAATATGATCCCAACACAGCTCTTGCTTCAAGGAAGCCAGGTGGCGATCAACGAAGCAGGCCTGGTGAGAACGGCAGGGTGGTTTCCAGGAATGACGAGACTGGAAGCTCGGGCCACAAATCACCTGGCAAGGACCGGGAGGACTCACCCAGGGACCTCCCAGCGATCCTGAACAAGGACCTGGAACGTGAGCGCATGGTGGCGGAGGCGAAGATGTGGGGCGACCGGGAGCGCATGGTTGCCGAGGCGAAGATGTGGGGCGACCGGGAGCGCATGGTGGCCGAGGCGAAGATGTGGGGCGAGAATTGGCGTGATAAGCGGCGTGCAGAGAATGGGCAGGGGAGCCTGGACTAG